ATAGGGGTATTATTCCTGTCTTTTTTCTCAATAGTCGGTTTCATAAGCCGAGAAAAGTTAATTCTCAGAGGGGAACCCCTGCTGCCTTGGGATCTCATTCTCAGCAAAGAAGCTATGAGTATCTCTAAAGCCATCGACGGTAATGTTCAATTTATGCCTCTTTTGCTCATTGGCATCATAACCCTTATTCTTTTGGGATGTATTTTCTTAATTCCAAAGGAAAATTTCCGCTGGCGGGGAAAGCTTGCCCCCTCTGTCTTGTCTCTTGTCATACTTCTTTCCTTTTATACAGGGACAATCTCTTTAGAAAAGAGTTTTTCCCTCCAGCAGATTAACTGGAGCCAAAAGTTGAACTACGACGAAAACGGCATGCTTCTGGGCTTTATCCTCAATACAACCTATCTGGCCGTTGAACCGCCTAATAATTATCAACAAGATGCTATTCAACAGATCATTGACCAGGCTAAACCAAGCTATACCGTTGACCCTAACTTTAAGCCTAACATAATTTTTGTCATGAGTGAGGCTTTTTGGGACCCCACACTGTTAAAAGAAGTCTCCTTTAGCGAAGATCCCATTCCTTATTTTCACTATCTGCAAAAAACTCAAACCCAAGGAATAATGTTATCTCCGGTTTATGGCGGAGGCACTGCCAACACAGAATTTGAAGTCTTGACAGGTTTATCAACTCAATTTCTCCCCAGAGGTGTCATTCCTTATGTGGAATATGTGCGAAAACCTATTGAAGCCTTACCAACCGCACTAAATCAACAGGGATATGAGACTGCAGCCATCCATACTTATGATAACTGGTTTTATGGGCGAAACAATGTTTATAAATACTTCGACTTCAATAAGTTTATTAGCAAAGAGTTTTTTAATAATCCGGAGTATAATGGTCAATATATTCGCGATACTGAGCTATCCAAGCGGATTCTTGATGAAATCCAAAAAACGGATAAACCTGATTTTATCTATGCCGTTTCTATGCAGGCCCACGGACCTTACTCCTCAGAGGAAACGGAACATCGTATAACAACCAGCGGAAACTTAACAAAAGATTCTAAAGCCATCTTAGAGAACTATACAGAAACAATTTCAGATGTTGATCAATCTCTCAAGCTCTTGATTCAAGGATTAGAGCAAATAAATCAGCCCTCCATTGTTGTGTTCTTTGGGGATCATCTTCCAATGCTTGGAACTAACTATGATGTTTACAAAGAAGCTCATTATTTTCAAGATGAGATCACCTATGAGGATTATCTGAATATGCACAGTGTCCCATTTGTGGTTTGGGACAACTTCTCAGATAAAAAAGATAAGCTTCGCCTGTCATCCAACTTTCTTGGTTCCTATGTTTTGAAACGTGCTGAGAAAGCAGGAACATTAACCACAGACTTTTTAAGCACCCTTTCCGCAAAAGGCTCCAGTGTCATCATTAATAATCATCATATGGAGAAGGAGAAAATATCAGAAACGGATATCACTGATTACCAATTGCTTCAATATGACCTTCTTTTTGGTGATGAGTATGCTTATCAGTTTAGACCTGACCACAAGCCGCCAATTAACAGTGACTACGTATATGGCGACGGTCCTCCCCTCATCGTTAGTGCAGCTTCTCCCCATACTGGGGTAATTGAACTGGAAGGGGAAAATTTTACGGAAGAGGATCAAGTCTATGTCAACGGTCAGGTTGTTCAATCTACCTTTGAAAATCCAACTCGTATTTCAATTAGCTTACCTGAAGGTATGAAGAAAAGCTCAGAAGACCTTGAAATTAAGTTGAAATTGGCCGATAGTATGGGGCATGTCATTTCTGAATCCAATATTTTCAAGATGGCGTCATTCTCACCATAAATTGATAGTTCAATTGAATTGCACTATGGTTTCCAGAATTCTCTAAGAGGATCATTTCCTCTTAGGGAATTTTTTTACGTGAAAATAATTCTATCTGCCAAACCTTTTCAGTAAGTTTAACACTTTTGTTTGATAAGTTGTAATAATATAAAAATATGGACAATTTAGATTATTATTCTTACAATCCTCTCTTAAATATGATAAAATTTACCTGAATGAACTCTCATTCAGGTAAATTTATATTAG
This Desulfosporosinus orientis DSM 765 DNA region includes the following protein-coding sequences:
- a CDS encoding LTA synthase family protein → MLLQRISQNTPNFKLDNRLLNICLVMGLPLSMLFALDATYRGNIFDTLHWIRQYPKQFALSYVLMFGFINLFYILHRKIYTGIGVLFLSFFSIVGFISREKLILRGEPLLPWDLILSKEAMSISKAIDGNVQFMPLLLIGIITLILLGCIFLIPKENFRWRGKLAPSVLSLVILLSFYTGTISLEKSFSLQQINWSQKLNYDENGMLLGFILNTTYLAVEPPNNYQQDAIQQIIDQAKPSYTVDPNFKPNIIFVMSEAFWDPTLLKEVSFSEDPIPYFHYLQKTQTQGIMLSPVYGGGTANTEFEVLTGLSTQFLPRGVIPYVEYVRKPIEALPTALNQQGYETAAIHTYDNWFYGRNNVYKYFDFNKFISKEFFNNPEYNGQYIRDTELSKRILDEIQKTDKPDFIYAVSMQAHGPYSSEETEHRITTSGNLTKDSKAILENYTETISDVDQSLKLLIQGLEQINQPSIVVFFGDHLPMLGTNYDVYKEAHYFQDEITYEDYLNMHSVPFVVWDNFSDKKDKLRLSSNFLGSYVLKRAEKAGTLTTDFLSTLSAKGSSVIINNHHMEKEKISETDITDYQLLQYDLLFGDEYAYQFRPDHKPPINSDYVYGDGPPLIVSAASPHTGVIELEGENFTEEDQVYVNGQVVQSTFENPTRISISLPEGMKKSSEDLEIKLKLADSMGHVISESNIFKMASFSP